From a single Candidatus Defluviilinea gracilis genomic region:
- a CDS encoding amidohydrolase family protein has protein sequence MLKLPGLIDPHVHVREPGQTHKEDWDTVTQAALAGGVTMILAMPNTKPPIFDNSTLDLALSAAKGKARCDYAQFLGAGPDNADIAASLAPKAAGLKMYLDSTFGELRLDDMTLWQPHFEKFPKEYPIVLHSESRTMAAGILFAAIYDRPVHIAHVSLKEEILLVKAAKERGIKVTCEVCPHHLFLTKDLTGFQNLSGLPPGRKEVRPRLAAQEDVDALWQNMDVIDCFATDHAPHTLAEKDSENPPPGFPGLETLLPLLLTAVDDGRLTMDDVIQKSVVNPRRIFHLPEQPETWIEVDESAEYEIKAEEQFTRCGWTPFEGWKVKGKVRKVVLRGKTAFEDGKVLAEQGYGKNVRQ, from the coding sequence ATGCTCAAACTCCCTGGCCTAATTGACCCTCACGTCCACGTGCGCGAACCTGGGCAGACCCACAAAGAAGACTGGGACACCGTCACTCAAGCCGCGCTCGCGGGCGGCGTGACGATGATCCTCGCCATGCCGAATACGAAGCCTCCGATATTCGATAATTCGACACTGGATCTGGCTTTATCTGCCGCAAAAGGAAAAGCGCGTTGCGACTACGCCCAATTCCTCGGCGCAGGACCCGACAACGCCGACATCGCCGCATCCCTCGCGCCCAAAGCCGCAGGCTTGAAAATGTACCTCGACTCAACCTTCGGCGAACTCCGCCTAGATGACATGACATTATGGCAGCCGCACTTTGAAAAATTTCCAAAAGAATATCCCATCGTCTTGCACTCCGAATCCCGAACCATGGCGGCAGGGATTCTCTTCGCCGCGATCTATGACCGTCCCGTTCACATCGCGCACGTCTCATTGAAAGAGGAAATCCTCCTCGTCAAAGCCGCCAAAGAACGTGGTATCAAAGTGACGTGTGAAGTGTGTCCACATCATCTATTTCTAACAAAAGACCTGACAGGTTTCCAAAACCTGTCAGGTCTACCACCTGGAAGAAAAGAAGTCCGCCCACGCCTCGCCGCCCAAGAAGATGTAGACGCCCTCTGGCAAAACATGGATGTCATTGACTGCTTCGCCACCGACCACGCCCCTCACACTCTCGCAGAAAAAGATTCCGAGAATCCTCCGCCTGGATTCCCTGGGCTGGAAACATTGCTTCCTTTGTTGCTCACGGCTGTTGACGATGGACGATTGACGATGGACGATGTAATTCAGAAAAGTGTCGTCAACCCGCGCAGAATCTTCCACCTCCCCGAACAACCCGAAACATGGATCGAAGTGGACGAGTCCGCTGAATACGAGATCAAAGCCGAGGAGCAATTCACCCGCTGTGGCTGGACTCCGTTTGAGGGGTGGAAGGTCAAAGGCAAGGTGAGGAAAGTTGTGTTGCGTGGTAAAACTGCTTTTGAAGATGGGAAGGTTTTGGCAGAACAAGGTTATGGAAAGAATGTGAGGCAATGA